The following coding sequences are from one Paenarthrobacter ureafaciens window:
- a CDS encoding PTS fructose transporter subunit IIABC, translating into MTQLITPQLVTLDQNLGDTPADVIRVLAGKVAASGRASEVEGLFADAFAREQKTATGVPGGIAIPHCRSAAVTEPALAMARLAHKVDFGAKDGPADLIFFIAAPDGADQEHLKLLSKLARSLIKKDFTAALRAASSEQEIVELVDGALADKPAAHAAPAPAAAAAPAAAESTTAATGPKRLVAVTACPTGIAHTYMAADSLVAAAQEAGVDLQVETQGSSGAKPLDPAVIAAADAVIFAVDVDVRGKERFAGKPVINAPVKRGIDEPAKMVQEALAAADDPHARRVPHFGAEEQAEREAEEKGEHIGQKLKRALLTGVSYMIPFVAGGGLLIALGFLLGGYDITAVADKVVLENNLGNLPEGGLAIYLGAVAFKIGALSIGFLVPALAGYIAYGIADRPGIAPGFTAGAVAGFMGAGFLGGLVGGLLAGVVAHWIGTWQVPRWLRGLMPVVIIPLLGSIVASGLMFLVLGGPIKNLTDGLNAWLSGMTGASAVVLGIILGLMMCFDLGGPVNKVAYSFAVAGLGAGAVANQAPWQIMATVMAAGMVPPLAMALATLIDKKRFSLAERENGKAAWLLGASFISEGAIPFAAADPLRVIPASMVGGALTGALCMATGVTSQAPHGGIFVFFAIGNLPMFVISILAGTVVSALIVVALKRWAVRKPAAAEAEAVPATV; encoded by the coding sequence GTGACCCAGCTGATCACACCCCAATTGGTCACCCTCGACCAGAACCTGGGCGACACCCCCGCCGACGTCATCCGCGTCCTGGCCGGCAAGGTTGCCGCCTCCGGCCGGGCTTCCGAAGTGGAGGGCCTCTTTGCCGACGCCTTTGCCCGCGAGCAGAAGACTGCCACCGGCGTACCCGGCGGGATTGCCATCCCGCATTGCCGTTCGGCCGCTGTCACCGAGCCCGCCCTGGCCATGGCACGCCTGGCCCACAAAGTGGACTTCGGCGCCAAGGACGGCCCTGCGGACTTGATCTTCTTCATCGCAGCCCCGGACGGCGCGGACCAGGAGCACCTGAAGCTTCTCTCCAAGCTCGCCCGTTCCCTCATCAAGAAGGACTTCACGGCCGCACTGCGTGCTGCCTCCTCTGAGCAGGAGATCGTTGAGCTCGTTGACGGCGCCCTTGCTGACAAGCCGGCCGCGCACGCTGCTCCGGCACCTGCTGCAGCGGCCGCACCTGCCGCCGCTGAAAGCACGACGGCGGCTACCGGACCCAAGCGCCTCGTGGCCGTCACCGCCTGCCCCACCGGAATTGCGCACACGTACATGGCAGCCGACTCGCTGGTTGCCGCCGCACAGGAGGCCGGCGTAGACCTGCAGGTGGAGACCCAGGGTTCCTCCGGCGCCAAACCGCTGGACCCGGCGGTGATTGCCGCGGCAGACGCGGTGATCTTCGCCGTCGACGTCGACGTTCGCGGCAAGGAGCGCTTCGCCGGCAAGCCGGTCATCAACGCGCCAGTCAAGCGTGGCATCGACGAGCCCGCCAAGATGGTGCAGGAAGCCCTCGCGGCCGCCGACGATCCGCACGCACGCCGCGTCCCCCACTTCGGTGCGGAGGAGCAGGCCGAGCGCGAAGCCGAAGAAAAGGGTGAGCACATCGGGCAGAAGCTCAAGCGTGCCCTCTTGACCGGTGTCTCCTACATGATCCCGTTCGTCGCAGGCGGCGGCCTTTTGATCGCCCTTGGGTTCCTGCTGGGCGGCTACGACATCACGGCCGTGGCGGACAAGGTGGTGCTGGAGAACAACCTCGGCAACCTGCCCGAAGGCGGCCTGGCCATCTACCTCGGCGCAGTGGCATTCAAGATCGGTGCCCTTTCCATTGGCTTCCTGGTGCCGGCGCTGGCCGGTTACATTGCCTACGGCATCGCCGACCGTCCCGGCATCGCACCCGGCTTCACGGCCGGTGCCGTGGCCGGATTCATGGGCGCAGGGTTCCTCGGCGGCTTGGTGGGCGGCCTCCTGGCGGGCGTCGTGGCGCACTGGATCGGCACGTGGCAGGTGCCCCGCTGGCTCCGTGGGCTCATGCCTGTGGTCATCATTCCGTTGCTCGGATCGATCGTCGCTTCCGGCCTGATGTTCCTTGTGCTGGGCGGCCCCATCAAGAACCTGACGGACGGCTTGAACGCATGGCTTTCCGGCATGACCGGCGCGTCGGCAGTGGTCCTTGGCATCATCCTCGGCCTCATGATGTGCTTCGATCTTGGCGGCCCCGTCAACAAGGTGGCCTACTCCTTCGCAGTTGCCGGACTGGGTGCGGGCGCAGTTGCCAACCAGGCTCCGTGGCAGATCATGGCAACCGTGATGGCTGCCGGCATGGTTCCGCCGCTGGCAATGGCACTCGCCACCCTGATCGACAAGAAGCGTTTCAGCCTCGCCGAGCGTGAGAACGGCAAGGCGGCGTGGCTGCTGGGTGCCTCGTTCATCTCCGAAGGCGCCATCCCCTTCGCGGCCGCCGACCCGCTCCGCGTCATCCCCGCCAGCATGGTGGGCGGCGCACTGACCGGCGCCCTGTGCATGGCAACCGGAGTGACGTCCCAGGCTCCGCACGGCGGAATCTTCGTCTTCTTCGCCATCGGAAACCTGCCGATGTTCGTCATCTCGATTCTGGCAGGCACCGTGGTTTCGGCCCTCATCGTGGTGGCCCTCAAGCGCTGGGCCGTTCGCAAGCCAGCCGCGGCCGAGGCCGAAGCAGTTCCCGCAACCGTCTAA
- a CDS encoding 1-phosphofructokinase family hexose kinase, which yields MIVTFTANPSLDRTVELPAALARGEVQRALHVHQESGGKGVNVSRALVASGLETVAVLPGADADPVLAGLHDAKVPFAALPIGQALRSNVTLTEPDGVTTKINEPGPELSDEQQEALIGLLLDRSRGASWVVLAGSLPPGVPADYYATIARRLRSRADGTDAPGIAIDSSGAPLAAAVKADAAGKPDLLKPNAEELAELAAAAGFASVSTAEELEADPAKAAQAAAAVVESGVGAVLATLGSKGAVLVTAEGAWLATHPPIQAVSTVGAGDSSLAGYLLAATQGRSPQDCLRQAVAHGAAAASLPGSTVPAVHQTTPDAVTITALQKD from the coding sequence ATGATCGTCACTTTTACGGCGAATCCGAGCCTGGACCGCACCGTGGAACTTCCCGCGGCGCTTGCCCGGGGCGAGGTACAGCGCGCCCTCCACGTCCACCAGGAATCCGGCGGCAAAGGCGTGAACGTTTCCCGCGCCCTGGTGGCATCGGGACTCGAAACCGTGGCCGTTCTTCCCGGCGCCGATGCGGATCCCGTCCTTGCCGGACTTCACGACGCAAAAGTTCCGTTTGCGGCCTTGCCCATCGGCCAGGCGCTGCGCAGCAACGTCACGCTCACCGAGCCGGACGGCGTCACCACAAAGATCAACGAGCCCGGCCCGGAGTTGAGCGACGAACAACAGGAGGCCCTGATCGGGTTGCTGCTGGACCGCTCCCGTGGCGCCAGCTGGGTGGTCCTCGCCGGTTCGCTCCCACCAGGAGTGCCGGCTGATTACTACGCCACAATTGCACGGCGGCTTCGCTCCCGCGCCGATGGCACGGACGCTCCCGGCATCGCCATCGACTCCTCAGGAGCGCCGCTGGCCGCTGCCGTGAAAGCCGACGCCGCGGGAAAGCCTGACCTCCTCAAGCCCAACGCCGAGGAACTTGCGGAACTCGCAGCCGCAGCAGGCTTCGCAAGTGTCTCCACGGCTGAGGAACTCGAAGCGGACCCGGCCAAGGCGGCACAAGCAGCCGCCGCCGTCGTCGAAAGCGGTGTGGGCGCTGTCCTCGCAACGCTTGGGTCCAAGGGCGCCGTCCTTGTGACCGCAGAGGGTGCGTGGCTGGCCACGCACCCGCCCATCCAAGCAGTAAGCACAGTAGGTGCCGGCGATTCGTCCCTTGCCGGCTACCTGCTGGCTGCAACCCAAGGCCGTTCCCCGCAGGACTGCCTTCGTCAAGCCGTGGCACATGGTGCCGCTGCCGCATCGCTGCCGGGCTCCACTGTCCCGGCAGTCCACCAGACAACCCCAGACGCCGTAACCATCACGGCCCTCCAGAAGGACTAA
- a CDS encoding DeoR/GlpR family DNA-binding transcription regulator → MFAEERQQLISALVTERGRVSVTELADRFSITTETVRRDLAALEVSGNLRRVHGGAVPSDKLSTREESIQERAIKRKAEKLRIAAAALAMIPDFSSGSVLLDAGSTTETLADLLAQHPAANGSDELVVITNAMPIAGKLSTVAGISLQVLGGRVRGLTQAAVGQSTVEAALRLRPDIAFIGTNGLHAGFGLSTPDPEEAAVKAAFVTSARRVVALADSSKLDTETLVQFATLKDVDTLITDNEPPADLAAALAEAGVDVVVA, encoded by the coding sequence GTGTTCGCCGAAGAGCGCCAGCAACTGATCTCCGCACTCGTTACAGAGCGTGGACGGGTGAGCGTCACTGAGCTGGCGGACCGATTCAGCATCACCACCGAAACCGTCCGGCGCGACCTGGCGGCACTGGAAGTTTCAGGCAACCTCAGGCGCGTCCACGGCGGGGCAGTCCCGTCCGACAAGTTGAGCACGCGCGAAGAAAGCATCCAGGAACGCGCCATCAAGCGCAAGGCGGAAAAGCTGCGCATTGCCGCTGCGGCGTTGGCCATGATCCCGGACTTTTCCTCGGGCAGCGTCCTTTTGGATGCAGGGTCCACCACGGAAACCCTGGCGGACCTGCTGGCCCAGCACCCCGCGGCGAACGGTTCGGACGAGCTTGTAGTCATCACGAACGCCATGCCCATCGCCGGCAAACTCTCCACCGTCGCCGGAATCTCCCTGCAGGTTCTTGGCGGTCGGGTCCGCGGCCTGACGCAGGCCGCCGTCGGGCAGTCCACCGTGGAGGCCGCCCTCCGCCTCCGCCCTGACATTGCCTTCATCGGCACCAACGGCCTCCACGCCGGGTTCGGTCTCAGCACCCCCGACCCGGAGGAGGCCGCCGTCAAGGCCGCCTTCGTGACCTCGGCCCGCCGCGTGGTAGCCCTCGCCGACTCTTCCAAGCTGGACACGGAGACCCTGGTCCAGTTCGCCACCCTGAAGGATGTGGACACGTTGATAACTGACAACGAACCCCCTGCCGATCTTGCAGCTGCCTTGGCAGAAGCCGGCGTTGACGTGGTGGTCGCATGA
- a CDS encoding GAF and ANTAR domain-containing protein: MSSNNVAAPDAAGFLGGEAGVPVAEHLQDLVIDSEDVNGFLNELAVFSSGAVSAEVGVEVLCGVTLSRRRKALTVAGSSPEARLIDEVQQAYGDGPCLHAMRERKTVLVHDTSTEERWADYCSVIAQRGHLSALCVPLELDEGATAALNFFAPKARIFTDSIIRGCDLYGSQAEKALRLAVRIGTRQQHAEDLREAMSSRTAIDLACGIIMGQNRCSQEEAFEILKKASNGRNQKLRDIAESLIKSVAGAAPVSHFEP, from the coding sequence GTGTCTTCCAACAATGTTGCGGCTCCGGATGCAGCCGGCTTCCTAGGTGGCGAAGCGGGCGTCCCCGTCGCCGAACACTTGCAGGACCTGGTGATCGACAGCGAAGACGTGAACGGGTTCCTCAATGAACTCGCGGTCTTTTCCTCCGGGGCGGTTTCGGCTGAGGTTGGCGTCGAAGTTCTGTGCGGGGTGACCCTGAGCCGACGCCGCAAAGCCCTGACCGTCGCCGGAAGCAGCCCTGAGGCGCGCCTCATCGACGAGGTCCAGCAGGCATACGGTGACGGTCCCTGCCTGCACGCCATGCGGGAGCGCAAGACCGTGCTTGTCCACGACACTTCAACAGAAGAACGCTGGGCAGATTACTGCTCGGTCATCGCCCAACGAGGTCACCTCTCAGCCCTCTGCGTTCCGCTTGAATTGGACGAGGGTGCTACGGCTGCCCTGAACTTCTTCGCTCCCAAGGCCCGGATCTTCACGGACTCCATCATCCGGGGCTGTGATCTTTACGGCAGCCAGGCCGAAAAGGCTTTGCGTCTGGCCGTTCGAATCGGGACCAGGCAGCAGCATGCGGAGGACCTCCGCGAGGCGATGTCTTCGAGAACGGCGATCGACCTCGCGTGCGGAATCATCATGGGTCAAAACCGTTGCAGCCAGGAAGAGGCCTTCGAGATTCTCAAGAAGGCGTCGAACGGGCGGAATCAGAAGCTGCGCGACATCGCCGAGTCGCTCATCAAATCGGTAGCTGGTGCCGCCCCTGTGTCGCACTTTGAGCCTTAG
- a CDS encoding glutamate--cysteine ligase 2, whose translation MRTFGVEEELLIADPVDGIPLALANGILETTGPDDGPSLKSEFKQEQIEVNSRPCTSAVQLREEIHLGRALADSAARTLGARVAALATPPVFHATPTLGNQRYATMGTEFGLVSREQLTCGFHVHVAIENPEEGVAVLDRMRHWLPVLLALSANSPFWMGVDTGFASYRTQIWNRWPTAGPMDVFGSEHGYRSVLEELLKTGVPLDEGMIYFDARLSRGHPTVELRIADVCLYAEDALTIAVLARALVETSARQWREGVPPSGVLTSVLRMANWRSSRFGVENHLLHPAELRPSPAAEVLEALLAHVHEALADADDLEPARAGVSAILRRGTGERLQRKAYGRGMRLADVVTEAIDSTHRYGVPDAGLLTG comes from the coding sequence ATGCGTACGTTCGGCGTAGAGGAAGAGTTGCTCATTGCCGATCCTGTGGACGGGATTCCGCTGGCCCTTGCCAACGGAATCCTCGAGACCACAGGACCGGATGACGGGCCCTCGCTCAAATCGGAGTTCAAACAGGAACAGATTGAGGTGAACTCCCGCCCCTGTACCTCGGCCGTTCAGTTGCGCGAGGAGATCCACCTTGGCCGGGCGCTCGCGGATTCTGCCGCCCGGACCCTGGGCGCCCGCGTTGCGGCGCTGGCAACGCCGCCGGTATTCCATGCGACGCCCACCCTGGGAAACCAGCGGTACGCCACCATGGGAACGGAGTTCGGGCTGGTCTCCAGGGAGCAGCTCACCTGCGGCTTCCACGTGCATGTTGCCATCGAAAACCCCGAAGAAGGCGTAGCTGTCCTTGACCGCATGCGGCACTGGTTGCCCGTGCTGCTCGCCCTCAGCGCCAACTCCCCGTTCTGGATGGGCGTCGATACTGGGTTTGCCAGCTACCGGACCCAGATCTGGAACAGGTGGCCAACTGCCGGCCCCATGGACGTCTTCGGTTCCGAGCATGGTTACAGGTCCGTGCTGGAGGAGCTGCTCAAGACGGGCGTGCCTCTGGATGAGGGCATGATCTACTTCGACGCGCGGCTTTCGCGCGGACACCCCACGGTGGAACTGCGGATCGCCGATGTGTGCCTTTACGCGGAGGATGCCCTCACCATTGCTGTCCTTGCGCGGGCCTTGGTAGAGACGTCGGCGAGGCAATGGCGCGAGGGGGTTCCGCCGTCGGGCGTTCTCACCAGCGTGCTGCGCATGGCCAACTGGCGCTCCAGCCGCTTTGGGGTTGAAAACCACTTGCTGCATCCCGCGGAACTGCGTCCGTCCCCGGCAGCCGAAGTGCTCGAAGCGCTGCTGGCGCACGTCCACGAGGCGCTCGCGGACGCGGACGACCTCGAACCCGCGCGCGCCGGAGTGTCGGCGATACTCCGGCGCGGAACGGGCGAGCGGCTCCAGCGAAAGGCCTACGGCCGGGGGATGCGGCTGGCGGACGTCGTCACGGAGGCCATTGATTCCACGCACCGGTACGGAGTGCCCGACGCCGGCCTCCTCACCGGGTGA
- a CDS encoding VOC family protein — protein MNISLKYAHVTVTDIDESLAFYRDALGLQVRNDVGSDGQRWVTLGSDAQPDLELVLSPPHAGRSQADGDAIQELLTKGVMPMLVFTTDDLDGTFEKLRASGAEVLQEPIDQPWGPRDCAFRDPSGNLIRFNQG, from the coding sequence ATGAACATTTCCCTGAAGTACGCACATGTAACTGTCACTGATATCGACGAGTCCCTGGCGTTCTACCGTGACGCGCTGGGCCTGCAGGTGAGGAACGACGTCGGCTCCGACGGGCAGCGCTGGGTGACCCTTGGCAGCGACGCGCAGCCGGACTTGGAACTGGTCCTCTCGCCCCCGCATGCCGGCCGCTCCCAGGCCGACGGCGATGCCATCCAGGAACTCCTCACCAAGGGCGTCATGCCCATGCTGGTCTTCACCACCGATGACCTCGATGGCACGTTCGAGAAGCTCCGCGCATCCGGCGCGGAAGTCCTGCAGGAGCCCATCGACCAGCCGTGGGGTCCCCGCGACTGCGCGTTCCGCGACCCCTCTGGGAACCTGATCCGCTTTAACCAGGGCTAG
- a CDS encoding helix-turn-helix transcriptional regulator — protein sequence MTPQELANLAHLRRARDFIDREYARPLDVPTMAAGALMSPAHFSRQFKAAYGESPYNYLMTRRIERAMALLRAGATVTDACMEVGCTSLGSFSSRFTEIVGMPPSEYRALEHEAVKAMPNCIAKQHTRPARNPPAAALKS from the coding sequence ATGACTCCGCAGGAACTGGCCAACCTGGCCCACTTGCGGCGGGCCCGCGACTTCATCGATCGCGAGTACGCGCGGCCGTTGGACGTTCCCACCATGGCAGCCGGCGCCCTCATGTCGCCGGCCCACTTCTCGCGCCAGTTCAAGGCCGCTTATGGTGAATCGCCGTACAACTACCTCATGACCCGGCGCATTGAGCGGGCCATGGCGCTCCTCCGCGCCGGTGCCACCGTCACCGACGCCTGCATGGAGGTGGGCTGTACGTCCCTTGGTTCCTTCAGCTCGCGTTTCACGGAAATCGTGGGAATGCCGCCCAGCGAGTACCGCGCGCTGGAACACGAGGCCGTGAAAGCCATGCCAAACTGCATCGCAAAGCAGCACACACGCCCGGCCAGGAACCCGCCTGCAGCAGCCCTCAAAAGCTGA
- a CDS encoding alpha/beta hydrolase, which produces MDSVVWSKPENERAGTPLLVMLHGYGTSEERMAALFPHLPQEFTCVALRGPKVIGDHYGWFLLDYFLTNDFADVISSTNRVFDWINTVRNNHSSVSLLGYSQGMAMASTLLRLKPEQFVATVGLSGFVLDNDLLALSESFDAPPPFFWGRDKADPVINDEAIEHTDGWLNANTALTARTYPGMGHRIEPAELVDVGAFLRYYVLGPR; this is translated from the coding sequence ATGGATTCAGTGGTTTGGTCGAAGCCGGAAAACGAGCGCGCGGGTACGCCGTTGTTGGTGATGCTGCACGGTTACGGCACCAGCGAGGAACGGATGGCGGCACTCTTCCCGCACCTGCCGCAAGAGTTCACCTGCGTTGCCTTGCGCGGACCCAAAGTCATTGGCGACCACTACGGATGGTTCCTGCTGGACTACTTCCTTACCAATGACTTCGCGGACGTTATCTCCTCCACCAACAGGGTGTTCGACTGGATCAACACCGTCCGGAACAACCACAGCAGCGTCAGCCTCCTGGGGTATTCCCAAGGCATGGCCATGGCCAGCACGCTCCTGCGCCTGAAGCCGGAGCAATTCGTGGCTACGGTTGGGCTGTCCGGTTTCGTGCTGGACAACGACCTCCTGGCCCTCAGCGAGTCCTTCGACGCCCCGCCGCCCTTCTTCTGGGGCAGGGACAAGGCCGACCCCGTGATCAATGACGAAGCGATCGAACATACCGACGGCTGGCTCAACGCCAACACCGCCCTTACGGCCCGGACGTATCCCGGGATGGGGCACAGGATCGAGCCCGCTGAACTGGTGGATGTGGGCGCCTTCCTGCGGTATTACGTCCTCGGCCCCCGCTAG